A section of the Streptomyces xinghaiensis S187 genome encodes:
- a CDS encoding sugar transferase, producing the protein MRHIGMSKARSVTASGVRGGRSPHRRRSGKARWYLPAALATDILGVALPVAFVFAGSGQPHPVPAALVGAALWTVVRAARHRYGSGALGESRGVIPALHDWLTLLGLLAVVRIAAGETSDPVTALSALSFAPLLTALCGKVTHRHLTRQRRSAQSVHRVLVIGEPASADEVVERLASRTDHAYVVTGVVPVGSAQLTSGVPAPARIGSAPPARGEQDWVPVLGAAEQLAADLVLVVPGPRISGERLRRLSWALHDSGLPLALAPGLTDVAPRRLRTSTVAGLPLLHVAPPHRQGAQTALKAALDRTGAALGLLLLAPVYGLLALVIRLDSPGPVLHRQTRTGLDAKPFTMWKFRTMVVDAERRRAELAAANEQDGPLFKMRRDPRVTRVGRWLRRSSLDELPQLVNVLRGEMSLVGPRPPLPDEVAQYDEVAMRRLAVKPGLTGLWQISGRSDLSWDESVALDLRYADNWCLRGDLDLLARTFRAVVDGRGAY; encoded by the coding sequence ATGCGGCATATCGGTATGTCCAAGGCCAGATCGGTGACGGCCTCCGGCGTCCGCGGAGGGAGGTCACCACACCGCCGGCGCAGTGGCAAGGCGCGGTGGTATTTACCCGCGGCGCTGGCCACCGACATCCTGGGGGTCGCGCTTCCCGTGGCCTTCGTCTTCGCCGGTTCGGGGCAGCCACATCCCGTACCGGCTGCTCTGGTCGGGGCGGCTCTGTGGACCGTCGTCCGCGCCGCCCGCCACCGCTACGGATCCGGCGCCCTCGGCGAATCGCGCGGCGTCATACCGGCGCTCCACGACTGGCTGACGCTGCTGGGCCTGCTGGCGGTGGTCCGGATCGCGGCCGGTGAGACGTCCGATCCCGTGACGGCCCTGTCGGCCCTCTCCTTCGCCCCGCTGCTGACGGCTCTCTGCGGCAAGGTCACCCACCGGCATCTGACGCGGCAGCGCCGCTCCGCGCAGTCGGTGCACCGGGTGCTGGTGATCGGCGAACCCGCTTCCGCCGACGAGGTGGTGGAGCGGCTCGCCTCCCGTACCGACCACGCCTACGTGGTGACCGGGGTGGTTCCGGTCGGCAGCGCCCAGCTGACCTCCGGGGTGCCCGCCCCGGCCCGCATCGGCTCCGCGCCGCCCGCGCGGGGCGAGCAGGACTGGGTTCCGGTGCTCGGCGCCGCCGAGCAGCTGGCCGCGGATCTGGTGCTGGTCGTGCCCGGCCCGCGGATCAGCGGTGAGCGGCTGCGCCGGCTGTCCTGGGCGCTGCACGACTCGGGGCTGCCGCTGGCCCTGGCGCCCGGGCTGACGGACGTGGCGCCGCGGCGCCTGCGGACCAGCACGGTCGCCGGGCTGCCGCTGCTGCACGTCGCCCCGCCGCACCGCCAGGGCGCGCAGACGGCACTCAAGGCCGCCCTGGACCGGACCGGCGCCGCGCTCGGCCTGCTGCTGCTCGCACCGGTGTACGGGCTGCTGGCGCTGGTGATACGGCTGGACTCCCCGGGCCCGGTGCTGCACCGGCAGACCCGGACCGGCCTGGACGCCAAGCCGTTCACCATGTGGAAGTTCCGCACCATGGTGGTCGACGCCGAGCGGCGGCGGGCGGAGCTGGCCGCCGCCAACGAGCAGGACGGCCCGCTGTTCAAGATGCGCCGCGACCCCCGGGTGACCCGGGTGGGCCGGTGGCTGCGGCGCAGTTCGCTGGACGAGCTGCCGCAGCTGGTGAACGTCCTGCGCGGCGAGATGTCGCTGGTCGGGCCGCGCCCGCCGCTGCCCGACGAGGTGGCGCAGTACGACGAGGTGGCGATGCGGCGGCTGGCGGTCAAGCCGGGGCTCACCGGGCTCTGGCAGATCAGCGGCCGGTCCGACCTCTCCTGGGACGAGAGCGTGGCGCTGGATCTGCGCTATGCCGACAACTGGTGCCTCCGCGGGGATCTGGACCTGCTGGCCCGTACGTTCCGCGCCGTCGTCGACGGACGCGGAGCGTACTGA
- a CDS encoding heme oxygenase (biliverdin-producing), with protein sequence MDAPSSTPFSTLIRTASHAQHTEAENSAFIGDMLAGRLGVEAYALYTEQLWFVYRALEEQADALVGDPVAGPFLRTELRRVPELERDLDHLRGPGRRAAAVPLPATAAYAARITEVAREWPAGYVAHHYTRYLGDLSGGQIIRSTAEKTWGFTRKGDGVRFYVFEGIGNPAAFKREYRELLDALPVDDAEKERVVDECRRAFALNTALFRELGDHFARRVEDPLSA encoded by the coding sequence ATGGACGCCCCCAGCAGCACGCCGTTCTCGACCCTGATCCGCACCGCGTCGCACGCGCAGCACACCGAGGCCGAGAACTCCGCCTTCATCGGCGACATGCTCGCCGGCCGGCTGGGCGTGGAGGCATACGCGCTCTACACGGAGCAGCTGTGGTTCGTCTACCGCGCCTTGGAGGAGCAGGCGGACGCCCTCGTCGGCGACCCGGTCGCAGGACCGTTTCTCCGCACGGAGCTGCGGCGGGTCCCCGAGCTCGAACGTGATCTCGACCACCTCAGGGGCCCCGGCCGCCGGGCCGCCGCGGTACCGCTGCCCGCCACCGCCGCCTACGCCGCGCGGATCACCGAGGTCGCACGGGAGTGGCCCGCGGGCTATGTGGCCCACCACTACACCCGCTACCTCGGCGACCTCAGCGGCGGCCAGATCATCCGCTCCACCGCCGAGAAGACCTGGGGCTTCACACGCAAGGGCGACGGCGTGCGGTTCTACGTCTTCGAGGGGATCGGCAACCCGGCCGCCTTCAAGCGGGAGTACCGCGAACTGCTGGACGCCCTGCCGGTGGACGACGCCGAGAAGGAGCGCGTCGTGGACGAGTGCCGGCGCGCCTTCGCCTTGAACACGGCGCTCTTCCGGGAGCTCGGCGACCACTTCGCGCGGCGCGTGGAGGACCCGCTCAGCGCGTGA